Within the Trichocoleus desertorum ATA4-8-CV12 genome, the region TGAATTGCAAATACTAATTCAATCAGATTTCATTAGGTAGGTGCCCAACTTCATTGCAATAGCACCATAGAAGCTTAGCGAATGGTACTGCTGGACATACCACTAGCATCCTTAAGGAAACCGCTATAAGCTTCCATGCCATGTTCGCCAATGTCCAAACCCTTCAGCTCTTCTTCGGCTGATACCCGAATACCCAAGGTTGCTTTCAGGGCCAACCAGAAGATGGCTGAGAGGATTCCTATAGTCAAGGCAACAGAAATAGTACCTAAGAGTTGAGCGCCAAGTTGCCCAAAACCACCGCCTAGCAAGAAACCTCTACTAGGACCAGCAGTGTACAAAATATCTTGACCGACTTTGACATTAGGCCCAACAGCAAAAAGACCCAGAGCGATCGTACCCCAAACGCCATTGACTAGGTGAACCGAGATAGCTCCCACAGGGTCATCAATTTTCATGCGGTCAATCCAGAGGACGGCAAATACAACGATTACACCGCCGACAGTACCGATGATGGCAGAGGTCCAAACTGGTATGAACGCACAAGATGCTGTGACTGCAACTAACCCTGCCAGAATGCCGTTGATCACCATCGAGAGGTCAGGCTTGCCCAACACAATCCAAGCGACAAGAGTGGCAGCCAAGCCGCCAAAAGCAGCAGCAATATTGGTTGTCATCGCAATATGAGCGATTTGCCAGCTAACAGCCATCGTAGAGCCTGGGTTAAAGCCAAACCAACCCAGCCATAGAATCAAACAACCTAAGGTAGCGATCGCAATGTTGTGACCAGGCATCGCATTGGAGGTACCATCTTCGTTGTACTTACCAATGCGGGGGCCGAGAATAATTGCTCCCATTAATGCAGCCCAGCCTCCAACGGCATGAACCACAGTTGAACCTGCAAAGTCAAAGAAACCAGCTTTTGCCAGCCAGCCGCCGCCCCAAATCCAGTGTCCTGTGAGGGGGTAAGCAATTCCAACCAACAACAAACTAAAGATTAGGAAGTCAACGAATTTAATTCGCTCAGCTACCGCACCAGAGACAATCGTGGCAGCAGTTCCTGCAAAGGCAAGTTGAAAGAAGAATTTTGCTAGCAAAGGTACGCCTGCCCAGTTGAGCGAACCATAGGCTCCCTGATATGCATCTAGGGTTGCGGGGCTGTTATCAATTCCCGACAGGAAAAATACGCCATCAGTACCAATAAAGTCATTGCCACCGCCAAACATCAAGCCGAAGCCAGCTACCCAAAAAGCGATGGTAGACATGGCAAAGACGATCAAGTTTTTAGCTAAGACGTTGACCGCATTCTTCTGACGGCAGAAGCCAGTCTCTAGCATGCAGAATCCAGCATTCATAAAGAACACCAGCATTGCTGCCACCATGACCCACATCGTATCTAAGCCAACTCTCAGATCTGCGGTTGTCTGAGCAACAGCGGCTAGATCAGGAGCGGTCTGAGCAACAGCAGCATAACCCCAAGCCAACACAATGATGAGAGCTAAAGGGATGCAAGCTTGCCAACTCGGAGAGAGCATCTTGGCGTACCAAGCGGGAGAAAACCATTTCGCTGCTCGTGGCAAGGACAGCTGTTTACGTCTGCCTCGCGACTTTTGGGTGAGCATTAGTTTTGACATTGCGACTGAACGTTCCTTCATAAACGAATCGATGAATGGCTCAGGAGACAACTTGGTTAATCAAGCCGCTACTTAGGCATGGAGTCAAGAAATGAACTTGTATCAAACAATGCAGCCCTACGTATGGTAGAGCGCCCCCTTAACTTCGCAATTGCAGGCTGCTGACTACGAGGGCAACTGCATAGTTTTGAAACCAGACGGTTGCCTGTCTAAAAACCCTGAGGATATTGAGGAAGTAAAAATGATTGCACCAATTTCGGGGCAGTTCGTTCTGTATTTACCGATACAATTTCCTATGCAACTCAGCTCTTAGTGGACTAATTCAGTATTTAATTTGTCAAAACTGCGATCGCGCCTATCTCTTCTATCTCAACCCACTCCACTGAGGCCATGCCGCAGCGATTAATCCTCGAACAGAGACTTGACAAGTCACCTAGCTATACAATACATTTGTACCAATGTTACCTCATCACTCCTTTAGGAGCTGGCCCCCAAAGACCTCTGGGGGCTATTTTTTAGCTATTTTCGGGAAATCTGAAGCTAACCAATAGGCAAAATCAAATACACCACCCTAAAATACTAAGTATGCTAAGCAAAGCTTTTAGGAGCTGCGATGACCTCTTCTCCTGTCCAGCCAAAATTACCTAAAGAATGGCAGGAAGTACTGGCTCCACAAGGCATTGGGTATCGGATTAAGTTGCTATCCCAGCTTCTCAGTCGTAAGTTTCAAGAACGACTAGAACCTCTCGGCCTAACTCCCTTTCACTGGGTAGTTTTGTGTTGC harbors:
- a CDS encoding ammonium transporter, with the protein product MLTQKSRGRRKQLSLPRAAKWFSPAWYAKMLSPSWQACIPLALIIVLAWGYAAVAQTAPDLAAVAQTTADLRVGLDTMWVMVAAMLVFFMNAGFCMLETGFCRQKNAVNVLAKNLIVFAMSTIAFWVAGFGLMFGGGNDFIGTDGVFFLSGIDNSPATLDAYQGAYGSLNWAGVPLLAKFFFQLAFAGTAATIVSGAVAERIKFVDFLIFSLLLVGIAYPLTGHWIWGGGWLAKAGFFDFAGSTVVHAVGGWAALMGAIILGPRIGKYNEDGTSNAMPGHNIAIATLGCLILWLGWFGFNPGSTMAVSWQIAHIAMTTNIAAAFGGLAATLVAWIVLGKPDLSMVINGILAGLVAVTASCAFIPVWTSAIIGTVGGVIVVFAVLWIDRMKIDDPVGAISVHLVNGVWGTIALGLFAVGPNVKVGQDILYTAGPSRGFLLGGGFGQLGAQLLGTISVALTIGILSAIFWLALKATLGIRVSAEEELKGLDIGEHGMEAYSGFLKDASGMSSSTIR